A section of the Clostridium sp. TW13 genome encodes:
- a CDS encoding iron-containing alcohol dehydrogenase, which translates to MGYKFFMPPLSLMGKGCLNDAGEELSSLGLKKALIVTDKFLLEIELAKKLTDVLDTNGIDYAIYDGIKPNPTVQAVEEAFDMLKENNCDFVISLGGGSAHDCAKAIALLATNGGKIGDYEGVNKSSKPCMPLVTVNTTAGTASEMTVFCIITDEERHIKMAIVDKNVNPIMAINDPVLMMAMPKSLTAATGMDALTHAIEAYVSTSATPVTDACALKAISIISTYLAKAVDKGNDETAREQMAYAEYLAGMAFNNASLGYVHAIAHQLGGFYNLPHGVCNAILLPHVQKYNLEVSHEKLADVAKAMGVNTDNLSSIESGKKAIEAIEQLSSYINIPKGLGELGAKEEDIQTLAENALKDACGLTNPKQGSLEDIMNIIKSAMN; encoded by the coding sequence ATGGGATATAAATTTTTTATGCCTCCATTAAGTTTAATGGGAAAAGGATGCCTTAATGATGCTGGTGAAGAATTATCATCTCTAGGACTAAAAAAAGCTTTAATAGTAACAGATAAATTCTTACTTGAAATAGAATTAGCAAAAAAATTAACAGATGTTTTGGACACTAATGGAATAGATTATGCTATCTACGATGGTATAAAACCTAATCCTACAGTTCAAGCAGTTGAAGAAGCCTTTGATATGCTAAAAGAAAACAATTGTGATTTCGTAATATCATTAGGTGGTGGATCTGCACACGATTGTGCTAAAGCAATTGCTTTACTAGCAACTAATGGAGGAAAAATAGGTGATTATGAAGGTGTAAACAAATCTTCTAAACCTTGTATGCCTCTTGTAACAGTAAATACTACTGCTGGCACTGCAAGTGAAATGACAGTATTCTGCATCATAACAGATGAAGAAAGACATATAAAAATGGCCATTGTAGATAAAAACGTAAATCCAATTATGGCAATAAATGATCCTGTACTAATGATGGCAATGCCAAAATCATTAACTGCAGCAACTGGTATGGATGCACTAACTCATGCTATTGAAGCATATGTATCAACATCCGCAACACCTGTAACAGATGCCTGTGCATTAAAGGCTATTTCAATAATAAGTACTTATTTAGCAAAAGCTGTAGATAAGGGTAACGATGAAACAGCTAGAGAACAAATGGCTTATGCTGAATATTTAGCTGGCATGGCATTTAACAATGCAAGCTTAGGATATGTTCACGCTATAGCTCACCAATTAGGTGGATTCTATAACTTACCACATGGAGTATGTAATGCTATATTACTGCCACATGTTCAAAAATACAATTTAGAAGTTTCCCATGAAAAACTAGCAGATGTTGCAAAAGCTATGGGAGTAAATACTGATAATCTTTCTTCAATAGAATCTGGTAAAAAAGCTATAGAAGCTATAGAGCAATTATCATCTTACATCAATATTCCAAAAGGATTAGGTGAATTAGGTGCTAAAGAAGAGGATATACAAACTTTAGCTGAAAATGCTTTAAAAGATGCTTGTGGACTTACAAATCCTAAGCAAGGTTCTTTAGAAGATATAATGAACATAATAAAATCAGCAATGAATTAA
- the cooS gene encoding anaerobic carbon-monoxide dehydrogenase catalytic subunit, translating to MNTCGNCTSCSSADKVLENFIANSEVETSHHRVKSQSPKCGFGLQGVCCRLCSNGPCRITPKAPRGVCGANADTIVARNFLRAVAAGSGCYLHIVENTALNLKKTGENKGIIKGVDTLNHLAEIFGINEEDTHKKAVLVSDAVLRDLYKPRYEKMELVKKIAYAPRVKVWEKLDILPGGAKSEVFDAIVKTSTNLSSDPVDMLLNCLNLGISTGLYGLTLTNLLNDVMLGEPVIRQAQVGFKVVDTDYINIMITGHQHSIIAHLQDRLLDEDITAKAKAVGAKGFRLVGCTCVGQDLQLRGEHYKEVFSGHAGNNFTSEALISTGGIDIILSEFNCTLPGIEPIADEFEVKMICLDDVAKKANADYIKYAYEDRELITDNVIEEAIKSYSSRRKNVKISIPMEHGFDDVVTGVSENSLREFLGGTWKPLVDLIASGKIKGVAGVVGCSNLTAKGHDVFTVELTKELIKRDIIVLSAGCSSGGLENVGLMSPSAASLAGDNLKEVCESLGIPPVLNFGPCLAIGRLEIVASQLAEYLGIDIPQLPLVLSAPQWLEEQALADGAFGLALGLPLHLAIPPFITGSEVVTKVLTEDLKDLTGGQLILEEDVMKAADRLEEIILNRRNGLGLL from the coding sequence ATGAATACTTGTGGAAATTGTACATCATGTAGTAGTGCTGATAAGGTATTAGAAAATTTTATTGCTAATTCAGAGGTAGAAACTTCTCATCACAGAGTGAAGAGCCAAAGTCCTAAATGTGGTTTTGGTCTACAAGGGGTTTGCTGTCGTTTATGTTCAAATGGCCCATGTAGGATAACACCAAAAGCTCCTCGTGGGGTATGTGGAGCTAATGCAGATACGATTGTTGCTCGTAATTTCTTAAGAGCTGTAGCAGCTGGTTCTGGATGCTATTTGCATATAGTTGAAAATACTGCATTAAACTTAAAGAAAACTGGAGAAAATAAAGGAATTATTAAGGGTGTTGATACCTTAAATCATCTAGCTGAAATTTTTGGGATAAATGAAGAAGATACACATAAGAAAGCAGTTCTTGTGTCAGATGCAGTTTTAAGAGATTTATATAAGCCTAGATATGAGAAAATGGAGCTTGTTAAGAAAATAGCATATGCACCAAGGGTTAAGGTTTGGGAGAAACTCGACATTCTACCCGGTGGAGCAAAATCAGAGGTTTTTGATGCTATAGTTAAGACTTCAACTAATTTAAGTAGTGACCCAGTGGATATGTTATTAAATTGCTTAAACTTAGGAATCTCTACAGGTTTATATGGACTTACTTTAACTAATCTTTTAAATGATGTTATGCTTGGAGAACCTGTAATACGTCAAGCGCAGGTTGGTTTTAAGGTAGTCGACACAGATTATATAAATATAATGATTACAGGTCATCAACATTCAATAATAGCTCATTTACAAGATAGACTTTTAGATGAAGATATTACTGCTAAGGCAAAAGCTGTTGGGGCAAAAGGTTTTAGACTTGTTGGATGTACATGTGTTGGACAAGATCTACAACTTAGAGGTGAGCACTATAAAGAAGTTTTTTCAGGACATGCAGGAAACAATTTTACAAGTGAAGCCCTTATTTCTACAGGTGGAATAGATATAATTCTTTCAGAGTTTAATTGTACGCTTCCTGGAATAGAACCTATTGCAGATGAGTTTGAAGTTAAGATGATATGTCTTGATGATGTGGCAAAGAAGGCTAATGCAGATTATATTAAATATGCCTATGAAGATAGAGAATTAATAACAGACAATGTTATTGAAGAAGCAATAAAGAGCTATTCAAGTAGAAGAAAGAACGTGAAGATAAGTATACCAATGGAACATGGGTTTGACGATGTTGTCACAGGAGTAAGTGAGAATTCTTTAAGAGAGTTTTTAGGTGGAACTTGGAAACCTCTAGTTGATCTAATTGCTAGTGGTAAAATAAAAGGGGTTGCTGGGGTAGTTGGATGTTCAAATCTTACTGCAAAAGGACATGATGTATTTACAGTGGAATTGACAAAAGAACTTATAAAGAGAGATATAATTGTTCTTTCAGCAGGATGTTCTAGCGGAGGATTAGAAAATGTAGGATTAATGTCACCATCTGCTGCTAGTCTTGCAGGTGATAACTTGAAGGAAGTATGTGAAAGCTTAGGAATTCCTCCAGTATTGAATTTTGGACCTTGTCTAGCAATTGGAAGGCTTGAAATTGTTGCATCACAACTTGCAGAGTATTTAGGAATAGATATTCCACAACTTCCATTAGTATTATCTGCACCTCAATGGTTGGAAGAGCAGGCTCTTGCGGATGGTGCATTTGGGTTAGCGTTAGGTCTTCCATTACATCTTGCGATTCCCCCATTTATTACTGGAAGTGAAGTTGTAACTAAGGTATTAACTGAGGATTTAAAAGATTTAACTGGTGGTCAATTAATTCTTGAAGAGGATGTAATGAAAGCAGCTGACCGTTTGGAAGAAATCATTCTTAACAGAAGGAATGGTTTAGGATTACTATAA
- a CDS encoding RrF2 family transcriptional regulator yields MKITQEADYGLRVVLYLSKLEYGAKVDAATISEHEGLPLRFLLKLLRKLIAPEIIKSYRGVNGGYSLNKLPEEITLRDVIEAIDGPICVNRCIYDPAYCNARKGNKCEIHRALGGVQESLVLQLSNINFKDLKEGKY; encoded by the coding sequence ATGAAAATAACACAAGAAGCAGATTATGGTTTACGTGTAGTACTTTATTTATCAAAATTGGAATATGGTGCAAAGGTCGATGCAGCGACAATTTCTGAGCATGAGGGACTTCCTCTTAGGTTTTTGTTAAAGCTTTTAAGGAAACTTATTGCACCTGAAATTATAAAATCCTATAGAGGAGTTAATGGTGGTTATTCACTTAATAAGCTCCCAGAAGAAATTACATTAAGAGATGTTATAGAAGCTATTGATGGCCCTATTTGTGTAAATAGATGTATTTATGATCCTGCTTATTGTAATGCTAGAAAAGGCAATAAGTGTGAAATTCATAGAGCTCTTGGAGGGGTACAAGAAAGTCTTGTCTTACAATTATCAAATATTAATTTCAAAGATTTAAAAGAGGGGAAATACTAA
- the hydF gene encoding [FeFe] hydrogenase H-cluster maturation GTPase HydF translates to MSLNTTPSGERVHIALFGMTNAGKSSIINALTNQEISIVSDVKGTTTDPVYKAIEILPIGPCMIIDTAGLDDESELGESRKKKTFEVLSKTNVALVVIDSTIGITEKDKDIINQLKEKKVPMVCIFNKADQRGMSKEEINYIQKEFAVPVVSVSALNKSGIDELKQNIIDLIPDNEDKFKLVGDLISPGDIVVLVTPIDKAAPKGRLILPQQQTIRDIIESDAIAIVTKEHELRETLENLKKKPKLVITDSQVFLKASADTPKDIMLTSFSILQARYKGDLIELVKGAKAIESLKDGDSVLISEGCTHHRQCDDIGTVKIPRWVRQMTGKQINFEYSSGNSFTEDVKKYKLIIHCGGCMLNRAAMLSRIDNAVKSEIPIVNYGVLIGYVQGILERALEPFPLAKAIYDEDDLMNL, encoded by the coding sequence ATGAGTTTAAATACAACACCTTCTGGAGAAAGAGTACATATTGCTCTATTTGGAATGACAAACGCAGGAAAATCTAGTATTATAAATGCACTTACAAATCAAGAAATTTCTATAGTATCTGATGTAAAGGGGACAACTACAGACCCAGTTTATAAGGCTATTGAAATTCTTCCTATAGGGCCTTGTATGATCATTGATACAGCAGGACTTGATGATGAGAGTGAATTAGGAGAATCAAGAAAAAAGAAAACATTTGAAGTTTTATCAAAAACCAATGTTGCCTTAGTAGTAATAGACAGTACTATCGGAATTACTGAAAAAGATAAAGATATTATAAATCAATTAAAGGAAAAGAAAGTACCTATGGTTTGCATTTTTAATAAGGCTGACCAAAGAGGTATGTCAAAAGAAGAAATTAATTATATACAAAAAGAGTTTGCTGTTCCAGTAGTTTCTGTTTCAGCATTAAACAAGAGTGGTATAGATGAACTTAAGCAAAATATTATAGATTTGATTCCAGATAATGAAGATAAATTTAAATTAGTAGGAGATCTTATAAGCCCAGGAGATATAGTTGTGCTTGTTACACCTATAGACAAGGCAGCTCCTAAAGGAAGACTTATACTTCCGCAACAACAGACTATAAGAGATATTATAGAGAGCGATGCAATAGCTATAGTAACAAAGGAACATGAATTAAGAGAGACTTTAGAAAACTTAAAGAAAAAACCTAAGCTTGTTATAACTGATTCACAGGTGTTCTTAAAAGCATCTGCGGACACACCTAAAGATATAATGCTTACTTCATTTTCAATATTGCAGGCAAGATATAAGGGTGATCTTATTGAGCTTGTAAAAGGAGCTAAAGCCATAGAAAGCTTAAAAGATGGAGACAGTGTATTGATTTCAGAGGGGTGCACTCATCATAGACAATGTGATGATATTGGAACCGTAAAAATTCCAAGATGGGTAAGACAAATGACTGGAAAGCAAATAAACTTTGAATATTCTTCAGGAAATTCATTTACTGAAGATGTTAAAAAGTATAAGCTTATAATTCATTGTGGAGGCTGTATGCTAAATAGAGCAGCTATGCTTTCAAGAATTGATAATGCGGTTAAAAGCGAGATTCCAATTGTTAATTATGGAGTATTAATAGGATATGTTCAAGGAATTTTAGAAAGAGCTCTTGAACCATTTCCATTGGCAAAAGCCATATATGATGAAGATGATTTAATGAATTTATAA